In Rattus rattus isolate New Zealand chromosome 3, Rrattus_CSIRO_v1, whole genome shotgun sequence, one genomic interval encodes:
- the Otud7b gene encoding LOW QUALITY PROTEIN: OTU domain-containing protein 7B (The sequence of the model RefSeq protein was modified relative to this genomic sequence to represent the inferred CDS: inserted 2 bases in 1 codon) encodes MTLDMDAVLSDFVRSTGAEPGLARDLLEGKNWDVSAALSDFEQLRQVHAGNLSPPFSGGSTCPKTPEKGGSDREPTRPSRPILQRQDDIIQEKRLSRGISHASSSIVSLARSHVSSNGGGGGSSEHPLEMPICAFQLPDLTVYKEDFRSFIERDLIEQSMLVALEQAGRLNWWVSVDSTCQRLLPLATTGDGNCLLHAASLGMWGFHDRDLVLRKALYALMEKGVEKEALKRRWRWQQTQQNKESGLVYTEDEWQKEWNELIKLASSEPRMHLGTNGASGGGVESSEEPVYESLEEFHVFVLAHVLKRPIVVVADTMLRDSGGEAFAPIPLWRIYLPLEVPAQCHXDPSGARHDQAHFSALVSMEQKDSAKEQAVIPLTDSEHKLLPLHFAVDPGKGWEWGKDDNDNVRLASVILSLEVKLHLLHSYMNVKWIPLSSESQAPLAQPESPTASAGDEPRSTPESGESDKESVGSSSIGNEGSRRKEKSKRDREKDKKRADSVANKLGSFGKTLGSKLKKNMGGLMHSKGPKPGGLGSGSGISSGTETLEKKKKNNALKSWKGGKEEAAGDGPVSEKPTSEPVGNGGSKYSQEVMQSLSILRIAMQGEGKYIFVGTLKMGHRHQYQEEMIQRYLADAEERFLAEQKQKEAERKIMNGGLVSGPPPAKKPEPDGGEDQPSDSPAESKATGFSPGYPGGFTIPRPSGGGVHCQEPRRQLAGGPCVGGLPSYATFPRQYPPGRPYSHQDSIPSLEPGKDGVHRGALLPPQFRVADSYSNGYREPPEPDGWAGAPRGLPPTQTKCKQPNCSFYGHPETNNFCSCCYREELRRREREPGGELLAHRF; translated from the exons ATGACCCTGGACATGGATGCTGTCCTGTCGGATTTTGTTCGTTCCACAGGTGCAGAGCCAGGGCTGGCTCGAGATCTTCTAGAAG gaAAGAACTGGGATGTGAGTGCTGCCCTCAGTGACTTTGAACAGTTGCGCCAAGTCCATGCTGGGAACCTGTCCCCACCCTTTAGTGGAGGGAGTACTTGCCCTAAGACCCCTGAAAAGGGGGGTTCGGATAGAGAGCCCACTCGCCCTTCTCGACCCATCCTACAGAGACAGGATGACATCATTCAAG AAAAACGCCTGTCTAGGGGCATCTCCCACGCCAGCTCCAGCATTGTTTCCCTGGCCCGCTCCCATGTCTCCTccaatggtgggggtggggggagcagtgAGCACCCCCTGGAAATGCCCATCTGTGCCTTCCAGCTTCCAGACCTCACTGTGTACAAAGAAGACTTCCGCAGCTTCATAGAGAGAGACCTCATTGAGCAGTCCATGCTGGTTGCCTTGGAACAGGCAG GGCGTTTGAATTGGTGGGTCAGTGTGGACTCCACCTGCCAGAGGCTGCTCCCTTTAGCAACTACTGGGGACGGGAACTGCCTCCTGCATGCAGCCTCTCTTG GGATGTGGGGTTTCCATGATAGAGACTTGGTGCTGAGAAAAGCCTTGTATGCACTGATGGAGAAGGGCGTTGAGAAGGAAGCACTGAAAAGGCGCTGGAGGTGGCAGCAAACACAACAGAATAAAGAG TCAGGACTGGTGTATACGGAAGATGAgtggcagaaagaatggaatgaACTAATCAAACTTGCCTCAAGTGAACCCAGAATGCATCTAGGTACCAACGGAGCCAGTGGTGGAGG AGTGGAGAGTTCAGAAGAGCCGGTATATGAGAGCCTAGAGGAATTCCATGTCTTCGTCCTTGCTCATGTTCTCAAGAGACCCATAGTGGTCGTGGCAGACACCATGCTGAGGGACTCTGGAGGGGAAG CATTTGCCCCTATCCCGCTTTGGAGGATCTATCTGCCATTGGAGGTCCCAGCCCAGTGTCA CGATCCCTCTGGTGCTCGCCATGACCAGGCCCACTTCTCTGCACTTGTGTCGATGGAGCAGAAGGACAGCGCCAAGGAACAAG CTGTGATCCCACTCACAGATTCAGAGCATAAGCTGCTGCCCCTGCACTTTGCTGTGGACCCAGGAAAGGGCTGGGAGTGGGGCaaagatgacaatgacaatgtcCGATTGGCCAG TGTAATCCTGTCTCTGGAAGTGAAGTTGCATCTGCTGCATAGCTATATGAATGTGAAGTGGATCCCTCTGTCTTCCGAGTCACAA GCTCCTCTGGCCCAGCCCGAGTCCCCCACAGCCTCAGCTGGAGATGAACCCAGGTCCACTCCTGAGTCTGGGGAGTCAGACAAGGAGTCGGTTGGCAGCAGTTCTATCGGCAATGAGGGCAGCAGGCGGAAGGAGAAGTCAAAGCGCGACAGGGAGAAGGACAAGAAGAGAGCAGATTCCGTGGCTAACAAACTGGGCAGCTTTGGCAAAACCTTGGGCAGCAAGCTTAAGAAGAACATGGGGGGCCTGATGCATAGCAAGGGCCCCAAGCCTGGAGGGCTGGGGAGTGGGTCTGGAATAAGCAGTGGTACGGAGACattagagaagaagaagaagaacaacgcGTTGAAGAGCTGGAAGGGTGGCAAGGAGGAGGCAGCTGGCGATGGGCCTGTGTCTGAGAAGCCCACATCTGAGCCTGTCGGCAACGGAGGGAGCAAGTATAGCCAAGAGGTGATGCAAAGCCTGAGCATTCTGAGGATCGCCATGCAAGGGGAGGGCAAATACATTTTTGTCGGAACCCTGAAGATGGGCCACCGGCACCAGTATCAGGAGGAGATGATCCAGCGCTACCTTGCAGATGCTGAGGAGAGATTCCTggcagagcagaagcagaaggaggctGAGAGGAAGATCATGAATGGAGGGTTAGTTAGTGGGCCTCCTCCAGCCAAAAAGCCAGAGCCGGACGGTGGGGAGGACCAGCCCAGTGACTCCCCAGCAGAGTCCAAGGCAACGGGCTTCTCTCCTGGTTACCCTGGGGGCTTTACTATTCCTCGACCTTCTGGGGGTGGAGTCCACTGCCAGGAACCTCGGAGGCAGTTGGCAGGGGGTCCATGTGTAGGGGGCCTTCCATCATATGCCACCTTTCCCAGACAGTACCCTCCTGGGCGACCCTACTCCCACCAGGACAGCATCCCATCTCTGGAGCCAGGCAAAGATGGAGTTCACAGGGGTGCCTTGTTACCACCCCAGTTCCGTGTGGCTGATTCCTATAGCAATGGCTACAGAGAGCCACCAGAGCCAGATGGATGGGCTGGAGCTCCCCGGGGACTTCCCCCAACCCAGACCAAATGCAAACAACCGAACTGCAGCTTCTATGGACACCCTGAGACAAACAACTTCTGCTCTTGCTGTTACAGGGAAGAACTGAGGCGGAGGGAACGGGAACCTGGTGGGGAACTGCTGGCacacaggttctga